TGGTCGAGATGAAAGACACCGCCGAGCTGTTGATCGACCTCTCGTACTCGGCCGTCCTCCACCAGAGCGAGCAGCTCGCGACGGAGGTGCTTCGCCTGGAAGAGCGGATGGACGTCCTCGAGATGCGGGCGCGGATGAGCCTCCTGATGGCGGCTCGGAAGCCGGCCGACGCGGAACAGCTCGCGCCGGTGCTGGGGATCGTCGGGGCCGCCGACGGGATCAGCGACGCCGCCGGCGACATCGCGAAGATCGTCCTCGAAGACATGGGCCTCCCCGAGGCCATGCGTACCGCCCTCCCCGACGCCGCCGAGGCGCTCCTCCGGGGCGTCGTCGCGGCCGACTCGTCGTACGCCGGTCGAACGCTCGAGGACATCGACCTCGAGTCCGAGACGGGCGTGCGCGTGATCGCGCTCCGGCGTGGCAAGCGTCAGACGGCGTCTGACGAGCCATCCGGCTCCGCCGGAGCCGGAGACGACGACTGGCTGCTCAACCCCGGGCCGACGACCCGAATCGAGGCCGACGACGTCGCGCTGCTCCGCGGGCCGGAGGCGGCGATCGGCGACGTCTGCGAGGAACTGACCGGCGAGGTCTACGAGGCGCCGACCGCCGAAACGCCCGATATCGACGACCTCGAACGCGCCGTGGACACGATCATCCACATGAAGGACTTCTCCGAGCTGGCGGTCGATCTGGCCTACAGCAGCGTGCTGTTCGACAGCGAGGAACTCGCCGAGGAAGTCCGCAACCTCGAGGTCGAGGTCGATGCGATGCAATCGCGCTTCGAGGCCTGGACGCTCCGGGCGGCCGCCGACGCTACGGATCCGGTCGTCCTCCGCGGACTGATCCAGCTGGGGAGCTGTACGGAGCGGATCAGCGACGCCGCGATCGAGATCAGCGAGGGCGTCCTCCGGGATATCGACGTCCACCCGGTCGTCCAGATCGCGGTGCAGGAGAGCGACGAGATCATCACTCGCGTCGCGGTCGACGAGGGGAGCGACCTCGACGGGACCGCGGTGACCGCGGGCGTTCCCGACGCCGAATCGACGATGTCGGTGATCGCCATCCGCCGGCCCGGCGAGGGGTGGCTGCTGGTCGCCGACGCCGACGCGGAGTTACGCGGCGGCGACGTGCTCATTTCGAAGGGGACCCGGACGGCTGCGGCGGCGTTTCGGGACCTCGCGTCCGCGTAGCCGTAACGCGTTTCGGCGCAACGGAACGCCGTCCGTCACTCGTTCGGTAAGCGGTGCTAGTTACGAGGCGAAGAGACGACGAGAGAACGGTTCCTTCTCGAGTCGCCTCTGATCGACGAGCGGCCGCTGTTTCGACCACCCCGAGTCCGCTGCTCTGTATCGCCGGAACTCAGTTCAACACGACGATCGCGACCCCCGAGAGGACGATCACGCCGAGGATGTCACAGACGTTCGTGACGACCGGGATCGTCGTGTCGTCGGGATCCAGTCCCCGCGTGTAGGAAACGTAGGTCGCGACGAGACTGAGGACGATCGCGATCACGGCCAGCAGCATGCCGCTGACGATCGAGATGAGCACGAGATCGCTCAGTGCCATCGGTTCGGCGATGACCTGTCCGACGGCCCAGGCGGCGACGCCCAGCGTCGAGAAGATCGTCGCTGCGAGCCCCAAGATCGCCAGTATATTCGTCCAGAGCACCTCGTCGCGGGGATCGAACTCGAGCAGGCCCAGATGCAGCCGCGTCGAGAGCCGCGAGGAGAGGATCGCGCCGAGATTGCCGCCCATCCCGATCATCACGGGAACGAGGACGAGCAGCGTCGGGTTCGCGAGGTAGGTCTCCTCGAGTTCTTCGAGGATGTAACCCGACCCCATCTCGAGGACGGAGAGGACGAGCAAGAGTGGAAACATCGTGCCGACGATGTGGCGGATCGACCAGGTGCCGAGCGACTCGTCGGGACCTGCCGACGCCATCAGAAGATCCCCCCGACGACGGTGATCGCGACGAAGAGGAAGACGACGCCGAAGACGTCACCCAGCGTCGTGACGATCGGTCCGATCAGGTTGTCCGGATCGAGCCCGTGCTTGTAGCCCACGAACACCAGCGCGAGCAGCCCGAAGATCAACGTGATCGAGGTCAGGACGCCGGCGATCAGCATGATCCCGAGGAGTTCGACGAGTCTGGCCGATTCGCGACCGAGAGCCGTCAGAATTCCCCACGACAGGATCGCGATGATCACCGAGATACCGATCCCGTTCACGAACGAGGCGGCGACGGCGTTGACGAGCCGTCGATCCCACGAGAACGACGGATCGATCATCCCCTGATGGAGCCCGCTCGAGATGCGCGCTCCCATCGCGCCGTAGACGTTCCCTCGCGTCGCGAGGAAGGCGGGGAGCAACAGCAGTAGTCCGGGAAATCGCTCGAACCCCTCGGTCATCCCCGCGGATCCGAGGACCGAGCCTGCGAAGATCCCGCCGGCGAGACTGACCACGAGAATCGGCAGCGACTCGCGGTAGATCCGCCACGCGTCTTGGCGAGCCTCCATAGCGGCGTCTAACGAAGTCCAGGCATAAACCTACCGCGGGTCGGACGCGAGCAGATCGCTCGAGGCCGTGTCGACTGCTACCATTCGTGAGCGATCGCTAACGGGTTACGATCGGGACCCACTCGCGGGGAGGCGGGTTCTCAGACGGGGCTGACCGTGACGAGCCCCCATGCGAGCCCGATTGCGGCGAGCGAACCGGCGAGGTTGATCGCGGCGTTGGCGACCGCGAGGGCTCGGTCGCCGCGTTCGTACAGCCGGAGCGTCTCGACCGAAAAGGAAGAAAACGTCGTGAACGAGCCACAGATTCCCGTTCCGACGAGTTGGATCGTCGACTCGCCCGCGCCGGCGAAGACCGCGAGGCCGAAGACGAAACTACCGACGACGTTGACCGCGACTGTCCCGAGCGGGAACCGGTCGCTTACGGTCCGTCGGGAGAGCCGCTGGGAAACCCAGTATCTGAGGATCGCGCCGATCGCGCCGCCGGTGCCGACGACGTGGGCCGGTTCGGGATCGACGGTGACGGCCGCTCGAGCGAGCAGTAAGCCGGTTTCGAGTCCCTCGAGCGGTACGCTCATGCGGTCTCACCGCCGGCGGGACGAGGACCGTCGACTCGACGTGCGAGCGCTCGGCCCGCGAGCACGCCGACGAGTCCGAGTCCGTAGTTCGCGGCGACGATGCCGCCGATGGCGAGCGGTGTCGCTGCGAGCGCGGTCTGCAGCGCGAACGTGCTGTAGGTCGTCAGCGAGGAGAGAAAGCCCGTCGTGAAGACGAGTCGGGTCCGTGATCCGAGGTGACCCGTGTACTCGGCCTCGTAGACGACGAAGGCGAGGACGGCGCTCCCGACCGCGTTGACGAGGACGATCGAGGGCACGTCCGGGAGCACCCCCATCGCGAACGACCGGAGGTTCGATCCGGCGAAGCCGCCGACGGCGATCAGCGCGAGCGTCTCGAGTCGGACGAGTGGGTGAGCGTCTGTCATGGCTGGCTGATCACGGGGGGACCGTCGGCCGACCGATGCTCGGCGCGCGCTGCCATCGAATCGGCCGCGAGACGACGCGAACCGCTTGGCGGTCGGATCGGGCGGCCCCATCGCCCAGTCGTGTCTCACCTCTCGCAGGTCCACAATGAGGATTGCGATAGCTGCCCCGATCGAGAGCGGGCGACGTCGAGTCGCGGAAGGAAAGACCCAAGGTTAGACTGGCTCTAAACCCATCCATGTCCGAAGACGTTGCCGCGGACGGCGGCCGGAGCGCGTTCGCGAGAGCGTCCTGGGCGAACGTGCTGGGCAACGTCGTGAAGATCGTCGTCGAAGGTGCGGCGGGCTACGCCTTCGGGAGCGTCGCCCTGCTCGCGGACGCGGCGCATTCGGTCGCGGATCTCGTCGCGAGCGTCGTCGTCCTCGTCTGGGGGCGGAGCGCGTTCGACGAACCCGACGACACGCACCCCCACGGCCACACCCGAATCGAGCCGCTGACGGCGCTGTTCGTCGGCGCAGTGATCGCACTGCTCGGATTGAATCTGCTCTACCGGTCCGTCGAGGGGCTCGTCGCCGGACCCGACATCGAGTTCAGCGTCCTGTTGCTCGCGGCGCTCGCGTTCTCCATTGCCGATATGTATCTGGTCTACTGGTACACGGTCGAGATCAACGAATCCCTGCAGTCGACGGCGCTCGCGGCGCTCGCGAAAGACTGCCTGAACGACATCTACACCTCCGTCGCCGCTATCGCGGGCGTCCTCGGCGTACTGGTCGACGTCCCGATGCTCGATCCCATCGCCGGCGGTTTCGTCAGCATCCTGGTCGTCTATCAGGGCGTCGAGATCGGCCGGGAAAACGTCGACTACCTCATCGGAGCGGCACCCGGCCCGGAGAAACGCGCCGAGATCACCGACTGTCTGCGGCGGCACGCGGCCGTCGAGGGCGTCCACGACCTGACAGTCTTCTACGACGGCACCGTCCTTGAGGTCGAGGTTCACGTCGAAGTCGACGGCGATATGCCGTTTCGAGACGCCCACGACATCGAGTCGGACCTGGTCGACCGCCTGCGGGGGCTCGAGAACGTGGGGGACGCACACGTCCACCTCGATCCCTCGGGGATCGGCGAGTGGAAGGAGTCGGCCGACGATCGCTGACCGTCAGTCGCGCGTCGCGGCGTCGGCCGCAGACGTCGCGTGCGGCAGCGTGACGACGAAAACGCTGCCGTCCGGGCCGGTTTCGGCCAGTTCGACGCTGCCGCCGTACCTGTCCGCCAGGATGTGCGAGAGGTAGAGTCCGAGGCCGTGATTGTTCGACTTGCGCTCGAACAGCGTCTCTCTGACGTCCTCGGGGATCCCCGGCCCGTCGTCGGCCACCCTGACGGTGACCGTTTCGGGCGTCGTGTCGACGGTCACCCGAACGCGCGCCGTCCCGCCGTCGTTGTGCTCGATCGCGTTCTCGAGGAGATTCGAAAAGATCCACGTCAATCCCTTGTTCCCCCTGACGAGTGCCGTCTCCGGGAGGTCGACCTCGAGCTCGACGTCGTCGGACCGGGCGCGGACGGTATCGATTTCCTCCGTCAGCAAGGCGGTGAGATCGACGACGGAGTGGGGTTCGGGCCCCCGATTCGCGTCGAGCATCGCCCGCACGTCCGTGATCACGTCGATGAGGTCGTCGCTCTCGCGTTCGATCGTCTCGAGCCGGTCGCGAGCACCGTCGTCGTCGCACTCCGACCGGAGCAGCGACGCGTGACCGCCGATGATCTGGGAGGAGTTCAACACCTCGTGTCGCAGGAGGTCGTTCAGGTAGGTGAGCAGTTCGCGCTCGTCCTCGAGTCGTTCGGCGCGGACGGTGGCGGCCGTCGCCTCGACCTCGCGCTGGATGGCTCTCGCTTCGACGTAGCCGACGGTGAACCCGCCGACAGCGCCCGTATTGATCGAGGAGTGCGCCCAGAAGACGTTCCCCGCCAGATCGTGCCAGGGGAAGAAAACCATCGTCAGGAGGTTGAGCGACAGGAACCCGACCGCACCGCCCGCGAACCACTGGAGCACTCGTCCGTACCGGTTGGCCTCGATCTCGCTGTGCTCGAGTCGGTACCCGCCCCAGATCAGACCCAGCGCGGGTCCGCCGATCGTGACGATACTGAGCAGGAAGCCGGTGAGCCCGATTACCGCCGCGAACGCGATCCCCCAGGCGGCGAGGAACGCAACGGAGAGGGCACCGAACCCGCTTACGAGCCGGGGGCTGTGTGCCCGCTGGAGCCACGAAACGGACGGGAAGGGGCGGACCTGGTCCGACGCGTCGAGGCTCATTTCGGCTCGAGCGACAGTTGTGATTTGCGGACGATACGGAGCATCTACCGTATCCATGAGAGTAGGCCGTAAAGTCTGTAACGGCTCCCGACTCGCCTCGAGTCGCTGCGACGGGAGTTTTAACCTGCCCGATGACGGGGTACCGATATGGGAATCGGAGACGTCCGCGAAGTCACGACCGGCGACTGTTCGGATCTCTACTGCCTCGATACGGGAATGTACGACACGAGCGAGTACGGAGCCGTCTATATCCTCGACGACGACCGCCCCGCCGTCGTCGACACCGGGATCGGAACCAACTACGACCGCCTCCGGGAGGCGCTCGCGGCGGTCGGGGTCGGGCTGGACGACCTCGAGGTCATCGCGCTCACGCACGTCCACCTCGATCACGCCGGTGGGGCTGGTTTCCTCGCCGCCGACTGTCCGAACGCCGAGGTCTACGTCCCCGCGCTCGGAGCCGATCACGTGGTCGATCCCTCGCGGCTGGTCGCGGGGACGAAAAACGCCGTCGGCGACCAGTGGACCCACTACGTCGAACCGGAACCCGTCCCCGAGGAGCGGGTCGTCGCGATCGAGGACGGCGACGTCATCGATCTCGGAACGCACGAACTGCGCGTCCACGCGGCTCCCGGTCACGCACCCCATCAGGTGGTCTTCGAGGATCCCGCGAACGACGCGGTCTTCGTCGCCGACGCCGCCGGCATCTGGGTCCCCGAAACCGAGGCGATCAGGGAGACGTCACCGCCGTCGAACTTCGACCTCGAGCAGTGCCTCGCGGACCTCGAGACGCTGGCCGAGATCGATCCGGACGTGTTCTGCTATCCGCACTTCGGGCCGCGCTCCGTCGGGGACAACGTCGAGGGGGCGCTCGCGGCGTACGCGACGGTCCTCGAGGAGTGGGTCGACGCCGTCGCGGAGAAACGAGCGGAACTCGATGACGACGAGGCGGTCGTCGAACACTTCGCCGAGGTCACCGAGATGAGTGACGTCTGGGGCGAGGAGAAATCGAGCGCGGAGGCGAAGTTAAATACGCGCGGCGTGCTCGGCTATCTCGACCACCGGGAGTGAGTCGCTGATCACTCACGAGCGGCCCCGGTCCTCGACGCGTCCACAACCAACGTTCGGTTCTTTTCCGTGGAGCGGGCGAACGCTGCCATCTGAGCCCCGTTCGCCGGCTCGAGTGTGGTTGATAAACTCTGTCACATACTAAATTAGTTTCATCACGTTTTATCGCACGGGGGTGTCTCTCACAGGAATATGGACTGGCGGGATGCAGAACGAGAGTACGAGGACGAGGTAATCGGGGAAACGACGCTCGCGCGGATGTTCGAGGACTCGGCCGAGCGCAATTCCAACCGGCCGGCACAGAAGTACAAGGGCGGGATCTACGAGCGATCGCTGGCCGATTCGGTCGTTCCCGCCGCGGCAGCCGGCGAGTACCGGACGCTCTCCTACGCGGAGATGCGCGACATCGTCCGGACGCTGTCGGCGGGGTTCCGGGAATTGGGCGTCGATACCGGGGATCGGGTCGGCCTCTTCTCGAACACCCGAATGGAGTGGGCGCAGTGTGACTTCGCCCTGCTGGGTGCCGGGGCGGTCATCACGACCGTCTACACGAGCTCCTCGCCCGATCAGGTTCGGTACCTGCTCGACGACCCCGACGCCGACGGCGTCGTCGTCGAGAACGAGGAACTGCTCGAGAACGTCCTCGAAGTCGAGGACGACCTCGACCTCGAGTTCATCGTCTCGATGGACGAAATCGAGGGCTACGACGACCGCGACGACATCTTGACCCTCGGCGAGGTCTACGCGCTCGGCGACGAGGAGTTCGACCTCGAGGCCTACGAGGAGCGGATCGACGCGACCGAGCTGGACGACCTCGCGAGCCTGATCTACACCAGCGGGACGACCGGCCAGCCGAAGGGAGTCCAGTTGACCCACCGGAACTTCCGGTCGAACGTCAACGGCGTCCGAAAGCGCGTCGGTCCCCGTCCGGACAAACCCGACGACGTACCCGTACTGGACGACCAATCGCTGGCGATGTCGTACCTACCACTGGCACACGTCTTCGAGCGGACGGCGGGACACTTCGTACTCTTCGCGAGCGGTGCGTGCGTCGCCTACGCCGAGAGTCCGGACACCCTTCAGGAGGACTTCAGTACCGTCAGTCCGACGGCGGCCACGAGCGTCCCGCGGGTCTACGAGAAGATCTACGACGGCATCCGCGAGCAGGCC
This portion of the Natrinema salinisoli genome encodes:
- the crcB gene encoding fluoride efflux transporter CrcB produces the protein MSVPLEGLETGLLLARAAVTVDPEPAHVVGTGGAIGAILRYWVSQRLSRRTVSDRFPLGTVAVNVVGSFVFGLAVFAGAGESTIQLVGTGICGSFTTFSSFSVETLRLYERGDRALAVANAAINLAGSLAAIGLAWGLVTVSPV
- a CDS encoding sensor histidine kinase — its product is MSLDASDQVRPFPSVSWLQRAHSPRLVSGFGALSVAFLAAWGIAFAAVIGLTGFLLSIVTIGGPALGLIWGGYRLEHSEIEANRYGRVLQWFAGGAVGFLSLNLLTMVFFPWHDLAGNVFWAHSSINTGAVGGFTVGYVEARAIQREVEATAATVRAERLEDERELLTYLNDLLRHEVLNSSQIIGGHASLLRSECDDDGARDRLETIERESDDLIDVITDVRAMLDANRGPEPHSVVDLTALLTEEIDTVRARSDDVELEVDLPETALVRGNKGLTWIFSNLLENAIEHNDGGTARVRVTVDTTPETVTVRVADDGPGIPEDVRETLFERKSNNHGLGLYLSHILADRYGGSVELAETGPDGSVFVVTLPHATSAADAATRD
- a CDS encoding CrcB family protein, translating into MTDAHPLVRLETLALIAVGGFAGSNLRSFAMGVLPDVPSIVLVNAVGSAVLAFVVYEAEYTGHLGSRTRLVFTTGFLSSLTTYSTFALQTALAATPLAIGGIVAANYGLGLVGVLAGRALARRVDGPRPAGGETA
- a CDS encoding potassium channel family protein — translated: MDPLEGETSSVPIEYEPVSVKDVLVEMKDTAELLIDLSYSAVLHQSEQLATEVLRLEERMDVLEMRARMSLLMAARKPADAEQLAPVLGIVGAADGISDAAGDIAKIVLEDMGLPEAMRTALPDAAEALLRGVVAADSSYAGRTLEDIDLESETGVRVIALRRGKRQTASDEPSGSAGAGDDDWLLNPGPTTRIEADDVALLRGPEAAIGDVCEELTGEVYEAPTAETPDIDDLERAVDTIIHMKDFSELAVDLAYSSVLFDSEELAEEVRNLEVEVDAMQSRFEAWTLRAAADATDPVVLRGLIQLGSCTERISDAAIEISEGVLRDIDVHPVVQIAVQESDEIITRVAVDEGSDLDGTAVTAGVPDAESTMSVIAIRRPGEGWLLVADADAELRGGDVLISKGTRTAAAAFRDLASA
- a CDS encoding MBL fold metallo-hydrolase, whose translation is MGIGDVREVTTGDCSDLYCLDTGMYDTSEYGAVYILDDDRPAVVDTGIGTNYDRLREALAAVGVGLDDLEVIALTHVHLDHAGGAGFLAADCPNAEVYVPALGADHVVDPSRLVAGTKNAVGDQWTHYVEPEPVPEERVVAIEDGDVIDLGTHELRVHAAPGHAPHQVVFEDPANDAVFVADAAGIWVPETEAIRETSPPSNFDLEQCLADLETLAEIDPDVFCYPHFGPRSVGDNVEGALAAYATVLEEWVDAVAEKRAELDDDEAVVEHFAEVTEMSDVWGEEKSSAEAKLNTRGVLGYLDHRE
- a CDS encoding AMP-dependent synthetase/ligase, which codes for MDWRDAEREYEDEVIGETTLARMFEDSAERNSNRPAQKYKGGIYERSLADSVVPAAAAGEYRTLSYAEMRDIVRTLSAGFRELGVDTGDRVGLFSNTRMEWAQCDFALLGAGAVITTVYTSSSPDQVRYLLDDPDADGVVVENEELLENVLEVEDDLDLEFIVSMDEIEGYDDRDDILTLGEVYALGDEEFDLEAYEERIDATELDDLASLIYTSGTTGQPKGVQLTHRNFRSNVNGVRKRVGPRPDKPDDVPVLDDQSLAMSYLPLAHVFERTAGHFVLFASGACVAYAESPDTLQEDFSTVSPTAATSVPRVYEKIYDGIREQASESGAKERIFEWATDVGVEYYEADSPGPLLKAKQALADKLVFSTVREALGGEIEFLISGGGSLSPELCRLYHAMGLPIYEGYGLTETAPVVTSNPPEEVKVGTIGPALSNVDLQIDETVADQEAFEDDPGEVGELLVKGPNVTQGYWNKPGATEGAFTEDGWFRTGDIVHMRPDGYLEFRDRAKQIIVLSTGKNVAPGPIEDGFAASEVVEQAMVVGDGEKFIGALLVPNMAHVRQWADDEGIDLPDDPEALCDDDRVREYVQQEVDRVNRDFEKHETIKQFELVPLEFTEENDMLTPTMKKKRRVILEQFEDRVERLYGDE
- a CDS encoding magnesium transporter, which codes for MEARQDAWRIYRESLPILVVSLAGGIFAGSVLGSAGMTEGFERFPGLLLLLPAFLATRGNVYGAMGARISSGLHQGMIDPSFSWDRRLVNAVAASFVNGIGISVIIAILSWGILTALGRESARLVELLGIMLIAGVLTSITLIFGLLALVFVGYKHGLDPDNLIGPIVTTLGDVFGVVFLFVAITVVGGIF
- a CDS encoding magnesium transporter, which produces MASAGPDESLGTWSIRHIVGTMFPLLLVLSVLEMGSGYILEELEETYLANPTLLVLVPVMIGMGGNLGAILSSRLSTRLHLGLLEFDPRDEVLWTNILAILGLAATIFSTLGVAAWAVGQVIAEPMALSDLVLISIVSGMLLAVIAIVLSLVATYVSYTRGLDPDDTTIPVVTNVCDILGVIVLSGVAIVVLN
- a CDS encoding cation diffusion facilitator family transporter yields the protein MSEDVAADGGRSAFARASWANVLGNVVKIVVEGAAGYAFGSVALLADAAHSVADLVASVVVLVWGRSAFDEPDDTHPHGHTRIEPLTALFVGAVIALLGLNLLYRSVEGLVAGPDIEFSVLLLAALAFSIADMYLVYWYTVEINESLQSTALAALAKDCLNDIYTSVAAIAGVLGVLVDVPMLDPIAGGFVSILVVYQGVEIGRENVDYLIGAAPGPEKRAEITDCLRRHAAVEGVHDLTVFYDGTVLEVEVHVEVDGDMPFRDAHDIESDLVDRLRGLENVGDAHVHLDPSGIGEWKESADDR